One genomic segment of Scomber japonicus isolate fScoJap1 chromosome 23, fScoJap1.pri, whole genome shotgun sequence includes these proteins:
- the optn gene encoding optineurin isoform X3: MKERFEGLTAWREKQREERGFLESKLEEARGHMEALTLQNQELSKKLEGAGGAPGGSQGSELEALRAHVARLQAEKNDLVAMNSELQLKADQDSNDDSFIEIIKVSDEGIDGVHDACGARRSKRPELSMTASRLDSEEMTVSQLLQSLRNETQQVERLQGELRVSTSRIRDLEEKKSNVDESIQTLQITEPKEDTVQQEKVFTQYLSKAASEVENLKSQMMTLFKDLQQAQSKLDEAEGMKKNLQDRCRDVEQDVVTLKAQLVEKQAVQTENDRLKLQLDSMQAQSLMEQRKAGEERTNLAQLKDAYTKLFEDYNELKEERKKKGAQLVQKEVADELQVRLNAAEEALAAKQDKIDAMKQEIFQKEKEMETISVFQAQAEVYSSDFYAERAAREKLHEERERLAAQLEFVKKQNNQLQEEMDSLGRRSLNELQRRHGSMGGSPHGAGASLVGRGTDWQHQGNIPEHACPKCNEILPDLDSLQIHIMDCIN, encoded by the exons ATGAAGGAGCGTTTCGAGGGTCTGACGGCCTGGCGGGAGAAGCAGCGAGAGGAGCGTGGCTTCTTAGAGAGCAAGCTGGAGGAGGCTCGGGGCCACATGGAGGCGCTGACTCTCCAAAACCAGGAGCTGAGCAAGAAGTTGGAAGGGGCGGGAGGAGCTCCAGGGGGCTCGCAG GGCTCAGAGCTGGAAGCCCTGCGTGCACATGTGGCGCGCCTTCAGGCTGAGAAGAACGACCTGGTGGCCATGAactctgagctgcagctgaagGCCGACCAGGACTCTAATGATGACTCCTTCATCGAGATCATCAAGGTGTCG GATGAAGGCATCGACGGTGTGCACGACGCTTGCGGTGCCAGGCGCAGCAAACGTCCCGAACTGAGTATGACGGCGTCCCGGCTGGACAGCGAGGAGATGACTGTCAGCCAGCTGCTGCAGTCCCTGAGGAACGAGACGCAGCAGGTGGAGCGGCTGCAGGGCGAGCTGCGGGTTTCCACCTCCAG GATTAGAGacctggaggagaagaagagtaATGTAGATGAATCAATTCAGACCCTGCAGATTACAGAACCCAAGGAGGATACTGTGCAGCAGGAGAAGGTATttactcagtatctcagtaaa GCGGCGTCTGAGGTAGAGAACCTGAAGTCTCAGATGATGACGCTGTTCAAAGATTTGCAGCAAGCCCAGAGCAAGCTGGATGAAGCAGAAGGCATGAAGAAGAACCTGCAGGACAG ATGTCGGGACGTGGAGCAGGACGTGGTGACTCTAAAGGCTCAGCTGGTGGAAAAACAGGCCGTTCAGACAGAGAACGACCGGCTGAAGCTGCAGCTGGACAGCATGCAGGCCCAGAGCCTGATGGAGCAGAGGAAAGCTGGGGAGGAGAG GACCAACCTGGCCCAACTGAAGGATGCCTACACCAAGCTGTTTGAAGACTACAATGAGCtcaaggaggagaggaaaaagaaaggg GCTCAGCTGGTGCAGAAGGAGGTGGCGGATGAGCTGCAGGTGCGACTGAACGCTGCAGAAGAAGCCCTGGCTGCTAAACAGGACAAGATTGATGCCATGAAGCAGGAGATCTTccagaaggagaaggaaatgGAGACCATATCTGTCTTCCAAGCCCAG GCGGAGGTCTACTCCTCAGACTTCTACGCCGAGCGAGCGGCGAGGGAGAAACTCCacgaggagagggagagactggCTGCTCAGCTGGAGTTTGTGAAGAAGCAGAACAACCAGCTGCAGGAAGAGATGGACTCACTGGGCAG GCGGTCACTGAATGAGTTGCAGAGGAGACATGGGTCAATGGGAGGAAGTCCACACGGAGCTGGTGCAAGTCTGGTTGGAAGAG GCACTGACTGGCAGCATCAGGGGAACATTCCCGAACACGCCTGTCCGAAGTGCAACGAGATCCTGCCAGACCTGGACTCCCTGCAGATTCACATCATGGACTGCATCAACTAG
- the mcm10 gene encoding protein MCM10 homolog translates to MDSEDDLDILTSLLAESEDVGEEQDGQQQADDLDDLFDNDEEEEYKEEAEEEEQDVGKTEDELLELFGDVDDIENEERDAQEKESGGEACESLNKSKEDLQEELKRMQEQMQRLQQQLEASQKVPTSSSTVRTAGSSTGPKPATPKPTPSQKPLSKKTPAKPAATVQKTKTQAASSSTPVRGGSVKLQESSDFSAQLSFADSFKSKSRVAHQPKPSTSPEDRGPLVEIKLGSSFQPVESTSKVTSPPLRSPPAAQSRPAASAGQPKPSPLPPLPKDVAVEKYSGLRLRKPRVSSCEMDRKMADRRMIRLSQVPERLTREKLEDVDWVTFAVLVNKATPQSNSSGKTFSIWKLNDLHNLEVYVSLLLFGEVHKEHWKTEPGTVIGLLNPNPMKQKDGYDGVSLTVDHPQKVLVLGEAQDFSTCKAMKKNGDPCSQIVNMFECQFCQYHIKAQYKKMSSQRAELQSTYSGKAPNKVKGKGGAGAGLRGRLCQDGFYYGGVSSAACAASLTAAKPNKPTQKTLDKLFVKGSAQHVNQAKKLVMQSGDVSGCSNEFKSLLTMPTPGALQLKRHLAQDKQTVPKDVSGAPVQSISASDLLKQQKQRQRELLESRRKRAGEIQRKTLQSSAGSSSSSVSGREGLMSPKAASEVPKATQSPAAPHAPTLGRGFSEGEDILFFDNSPPSAPARSALSLSAAKLSALKKLRAKGAGLQKEDPNAVKRKRSNENEIITRVEKNLTSPNGESSSNEEEEPAQKKKRDQLRYIQSEEFQKILNAKSRHGVVLQAAEYQMQERYFAVLVKKEQMEDKMRDIREMKCRAVSCKKCGYTYFKPADRCVEENHSLHWHDAMKRFFKCPCGQRAIALDRLPNKHCSNCGLFKWERDGMLKEKRGPKIGGELLLTRGEEHGKFLNSK, encoded by the exons ATGGACA GTGAAGATGATTTGGACATTTTGACATCCCTGCTGGCTGAGAGCGAGGACGTCGGAGAGGAACAGGACGGTCAGCAGCAGGCAGACGACTTGGACGACCTGTTTGAcaatgatgaagaggaagaataCAAAGAGGAAGCCGAGGAGGAAGAACAAGATGTGGGGAAGACAGAAGACGAATTGTTGGAGCTTTTTGGGGACGTAGACGACAttgaaaatgaagaaagagaCGCTCAAGAAAAAGAAAGCGGAGGAGAAGCCTGTGAGAGTTTGAACAAGTCCAAGGAAGATTTACAAG AGGAGTTGAAGCGGATGCAGGAGCAGATGCAGCggttgcagcagcagctggaggcgAGCCAGAAAGTTCCCACCTCATCTTCTACAGTCAGAACCGCAGGGAGCTCTACTGGTCCCAAACCAGCGACCCCAAAACCAACACCTTCCCAAAAGCCACTCTCCAAAAAGACTCCAGCTAAACCAGCTGCTACTGTACAGAAGACAAAGACACAAGCAG CATCTTCATCCACTCCAGTCAGAGGAGGCAGCGTGAAGCTCCAGGAGTCCTCTGATTTCTCTGCTCAGCTGAGCTTCGCTGACTCCTTCAAATCTAAATCCAGAGTGGCTCACCAACCCAAACCCAGCACATCACCAG AAGACAGAGGACCACTGGTGGAGATAAAGCTAGGCAGCTCCTTCCAGCCAGTAGAGAGCACCAGCAAGGTCACCAGTCCTCCTCTGCGTTCCCctccagcagctcagagcagacCAGCTGCATCAGCAGGACAACCTAaaccttcccctcttcctcctcttcctaaaGACGTAGCTGTTGAGAAATACTCCGGGCTGAGGCTCAG AAAACCGAGAGTTTCCTCCTGCGAGATGGACCGCAAGATGGCCGACCGGCGCATGATCCGTCTGTCGCAGGTGCCGGAGCGTTTGACTCGGGAGAAGCTGGAGGACGTCGACTGGGTGACGTTCGCCGTGCTGGTGAACAAGGCCACGCCTCAAAGTAACAGCAGC GGTAAAACCTTCAGCATCTGGAAGCTGAACGACCTCCATAACCTGGAAGTGTACGTATCGCTCCTTCTGTTCGGGGAAGTCCACAAAGAGCACTGGAAGACGGAGCCCGGCACAGTCATCGGACTCCTCAACCCGAACCCCATGAAACAGAAAGATGGATATGACGGG GTCAGCCTGACGGTGGATCACCCACAGAAGGTGCTGGTGTTGGGTGAAGCTCAGGACTTCAGCACCTGCAAGGCCATGAAGAAGAACGGGGATCCCTGCTCTCAGATCGTAAACATG TTCGAGTGCCAGTTCTGCCAGTATCACATCAAAGCCCAGTATAAGAAGATGAGCTCCCAGAGGGCCGAGCTGCAGTCGACGTACTCCGGAAAAGCTCCCAACAAAGTGAAGGGGAAGGGCGGCGCCGGAGCCGGTCTGAGGGGGCGCCTGTGTCAGGACGGCTTCTACTACGGAGGCGTGTCATCAGCTGCCTGCGCCGCATCACT AACGGCAGCCAAACCGAACAAACCCACACAGAAGACTCTGGATAAGCTTTTTGTCAAAGGCTCAGCTCAGCATGTCAATCAGGCCAAGAAGCTGG TCATGCAGTCCGGAGACGTTTCAGGTTGTTCAAATGAATTCAAGAGCTTGTTGACGATGCCAACACCTGGTGCTCTGCAGCTCAAGAGACACCTGGCTCAGGATAAGCAAACAG TCCCCAAAGATGTGTCTGGAGCTCCGGTTCAGTCCATCTCAGCGTCAGACCTgctgaagcagcagaagcagaggcAGCGGGAGCTTCTGGAGAGCCGTAGGAAGAGAGCGGGGGAGATCCAGAGGAAAACGCTGCAGAGCTCAGCCGGGTCGTCGTCATCGTCCGTATCGGGCCGAGAGGGTCTGATGTCCCCGAAAGCCGCCTCCGAGGTCCCCAAGGCCACCCAAAGCCCCGCAGCTCCCCACGCTCCCACCCTGGGCCGAGGCTTCTCAGAGGGTGAAGACATCCTGTTCTTTGACAACAGCCCGCCTTCAGCACCCGCCCGCAGCGCTCTCAGCCTATCAGCTGCCAAGCTGTCTGCTCTGAAGAAGCTGAGAGCCAAAGGGGCGGGGCTTCAAAAAGAAGACCCCAACgcagtgaagaggaagaggagtaacGAGAATGAGATCATCACCCGGGTGGAGAAGAATCTGACCTCACCAAACG GAGAATCATCCAgtaatgaggaggaggagccggCTCAGAAGAAGAAGCGAGATCAGCTCCGATACATCCAGTCGGAGGAGTTTCAGAAGATCCTCAACGCCAAATCTCGCCATGGAGTTGTCCTACAGGCG GCGGAGTACCAGATGCAGGAGCGCTACTTTGCTGTTCTGGTGAAGAAGGAGCAGATGGAGGATAAGATGAGGGACATCAGAGAGATGAAGTGTCGTGCTGTCTCCTGTAAAAAG TGTGGTTACACTTACTTTAAGCCGGCGGATCGCTGCGTGGAGGAGAATCACAGCCTGCACTGGCACGACGCCATGAAGCGTTTCTTTAAATGTCCGTGTGGACAGAGAGCCATCGCTCTGGACAGACTACCAAACAAACACTGCAG TAACTGTGGTCTGTTTAAATGGGAGCGTGATGGAATGCTTAAG GAGAAAAGAGGACCCAAGATCGgaggagagctgctgctgactcGAGGAGAGGAGCACGGCAAGTTCCTCAACAGCAAATAA
- the optn gene encoding optineurin isoform X1, whose translation MTSGGPVMNGDIARSPGTLEDTLMQMNILIQENRDLKEALRQTNLTMKERFEGLTAWREKQREERGFLESKLEEARGHMEALTLQNQELSKKLEGAGGAPGGSQGSELEALRAHVARLQAEKNDLVAMNSELQLKADQDSNDDSFIEIIKVSDEGIDGVHDACGARRSKRPELSMTASRLDSEEMTVSQLLQSLRNETQQVERLQGELRVSTSRIRDLEEKKSNVDESIQTLQITEPKEDTVQQEKVFTQYLSKAASEVENLKSQMMTLFKDLQQAQSKLDEAEGMKKNLQDRCRDVEQDVVTLKAQLVEKQAVQTENDRLKLQLDSMQAQSLMEQRKAGEERTNLAQLKDAYTKLFEDYNELKEERKKKGAQLVQKEVADELQVRLNAAEEALAAKQDKIDAMKQEIFQKEKEMETISVFQAQAEVYSSDFYAERAAREKLHEERERLAAQLEFVKKQNNQLQEEMDSLGRRSLNELQRRHGSMGGSPHGAGASLVGRGTDWQHQGNIPEHACPKCNEILPDLDSLQIHIMDCIN comes from the exons ATGACGTCTGGAGGCCCTGTGATGAACGGCGACATTGCTCGCTCTCCAGGTACGCTGGAGGACACTCTGATGCAGATGAACATCCTCATCCAGGAGAACCGTGACCTGAAAG AGGCCCTGCGTCAGACCAACCTGACCATGAAGGAGCGTTTCGAGGGTCTGACGGCCTGGCGGGAGAAGCAGCGAGAGGAGCGTGGCTTCTTAGAGAGCAAGCTGGAGGAGGCTCGGGGCCACATGGAGGCGCTGACTCTCCAAAACCAGGAGCTGAGCAAGAAGTTGGAAGGGGCGGGAGGAGCTCCAGGGGGCTCGCAG GGCTCAGAGCTGGAAGCCCTGCGTGCACATGTGGCGCGCCTTCAGGCTGAGAAGAACGACCTGGTGGCCATGAactctgagctgcagctgaagGCCGACCAGGACTCTAATGATGACTCCTTCATCGAGATCATCAAGGTGTCG GATGAAGGCATCGACGGTGTGCACGACGCTTGCGGTGCCAGGCGCAGCAAACGTCCCGAACTGAGTATGACGGCGTCCCGGCTGGACAGCGAGGAGATGACTGTCAGCCAGCTGCTGCAGTCCCTGAGGAACGAGACGCAGCAGGTGGAGCGGCTGCAGGGCGAGCTGCGGGTTTCCACCTCCAG GATTAGAGacctggaggagaagaagagtaATGTAGATGAATCAATTCAGACCCTGCAGATTACAGAACCCAAGGAGGATACTGTGCAGCAGGAGAAGGTATttactcagtatctcagtaaa GCGGCGTCTGAGGTAGAGAACCTGAAGTCTCAGATGATGACGCTGTTCAAAGATTTGCAGCAAGCCCAGAGCAAGCTGGATGAAGCAGAAGGCATGAAGAAGAACCTGCAGGACAG ATGTCGGGACGTGGAGCAGGACGTGGTGACTCTAAAGGCTCAGCTGGTGGAAAAACAGGCCGTTCAGACAGAGAACGACCGGCTGAAGCTGCAGCTGGACAGCATGCAGGCCCAGAGCCTGATGGAGCAGAGGAAAGCTGGGGAGGAGAG GACCAACCTGGCCCAACTGAAGGATGCCTACACCAAGCTGTTTGAAGACTACAATGAGCtcaaggaggagaggaaaaagaaaggg GCTCAGCTGGTGCAGAAGGAGGTGGCGGATGAGCTGCAGGTGCGACTGAACGCTGCAGAAGAAGCCCTGGCTGCTAAACAGGACAAGATTGATGCCATGAAGCAGGAGATCTTccagaaggagaaggaaatgGAGACCATATCTGTCTTCCAAGCCCAG GCGGAGGTCTACTCCTCAGACTTCTACGCCGAGCGAGCGGCGAGGGAGAAACTCCacgaggagagggagagactggCTGCTCAGCTGGAGTTTGTGAAGAAGCAGAACAACCAGCTGCAGGAAGAGATGGACTCACTGGGCAG GCGGTCACTGAATGAGTTGCAGAGGAGACATGGGTCAATGGGAGGAAGTCCACACGGAGCTGGTGCAAGTCTGGTTGGAAGAG GCACTGACTGGCAGCATCAGGGGAACATTCCCGAACACGCCTGTCCGAAGTGCAACGAGATCCTGCCAGACCTGGACTCCCTGCAGATTCACATCATGGACTGCATCAACTAG
- the optn gene encoding optineurin isoform X2, giving the protein MTSGGPVMNGDIARSPGTLEDTLMQMNILIQENRDLKEALRQTNLTMKERFEGLTAWREKQREERGFLESKLEEARGHMEALTLQNQELSKKLEGAGGAPGGSQGSELEALRAHVARLQAEKNDLVAMNSELQLKADQDSNDDSFIEIIKVSDEGIDGVHDACGARRSKRPELSMTASRLDSEEMTVSQLLQSLRNETQQVERLQGELRVSTSRIRDLEEKKSNVDESIQTLQITEPKEDTVQQEKAASEVENLKSQMMTLFKDLQQAQSKLDEAEGMKKNLQDRCRDVEQDVVTLKAQLVEKQAVQTENDRLKLQLDSMQAQSLMEQRKAGEERTNLAQLKDAYTKLFEDYNELKEERKKKGAQLVQKEVADELQVRLNAAEEALAAKQDKIDAMKQEIFQKEKEMETISVFQAQAEVYSSDFYAERAAREKLHEERERLAAQLEFVKKQNNQLQEEMDSLGRRSLNELQRRHGSMGGSPHGAGASLVGRGTDWQHQGNIPEHACPKCNEILPDLDSLQIHIMDCIN; this is encoded by the exons ATGACGTCTGGAGGCCCTGTGATGAACGGCGACATTGCTCGCTCTCCAGGTACGCTGGAGGACACTCTGATGCAGATGAACATCCTCATCCAGGAGAACCGTGACCTGAAAG AGGCCCTGCGTCAGACCAACCTGACCATGAAGGAGCGTTTCGAGGGTCTGACGGCCTGGCGGGAGAAGCAGCGAGAGGAGCGTGGCTTCTTAGAGAGCAAGCTGGAGGAGGCTCGGGGCCACATGGAGGCGCTGACTCTCCAAAACCAGGAGCTGAGCAAGAAGTTGGAAGGGGCGGGAGGAGCTCCAGGGGGCTCGCAG GGCTCAGAGCTGGAAGCCCTGCGTGCACATGTGGCGCGCCTTCAGGCTGAGAAGAACGACCTGGTGGCCATGAactctgagctgcagctgaagGCCGACCAGGACTCTAATGATGACTCCTTCATCGAGATCATCAAGGTGTCG GATGAAGGCATCGACGGTGTGCACGACGCTTGCGGTGCCAGGCGCAGCAAACGTCCCGAACTGAGTATGACGGCGTCCCGGCTGGACAGCGAGGAGATGACTGTCAGCCAGCTGCTGCAGTCCCTGAGGAACGAGACGCAGCAGGTGGAGCGGCTGCAGGGCGAGCTGCGGGTTTCCACCTCCAG GATTAGAGacctggaggagaagaagagtaATGTAGATGAATCAATTCAGACCCTGCAGATTACAGAACCCAAGGAGGATACTGTGCAGCAGGAGAAG GCGGCGTCTGAGGTAGAGAACCTGAAGTCTCAGATGATGACGCTGTTCAAAGATTTGCAGCAAGCCCAGAGCAAGCTGGATGAAGCAGAAGGCATGAAGAAGAACCTGCAGGACAG ATGTCGGGACGTGGAGCAGGACGTGGTGACTCTAAAGGCTCAGCTGGTGGAAAAACAGGCCGTTCAGACAGAGAACGACCGGCTGAAGCTGCAGCTGGACAGCATGCAGGCCCAGAGCCTGATGGAGCAGAGGAAAGCTGGGGAGGAGAG GACCAACCTGGCCCAACTGAAGGATGCCTACACCAAGCTGTTTGAAGACTACAATGAGCtcaaggaggagaggaaaaagaaaggg GCTCAGCTGGTGCAGAAGGAGGTGGCGGATGAGCTGCAGGTGCGACTGAACGCTGCAGAAGAAGCCCTGGCTGCTAAACAGGACAAGATTGATGCCATGAAGCAGGAGATCTTccagaaggagaaggaaatgGAGACCATATCTGTCTTCCAAGCCCAG GCGGAGGTCTACTCCTCAGACTTCTACGCCGAGCGAGCGGCGAGGGAGAAACTCCacgaggagagggagagactggCTGCTCAGCTGGAGTTTGTGAAGAAGCAGAACAACCAGCTGCAGGAAGAGATGGACTCACTGGGCAG GCGGTCACTGAATGAGTTGCAGAGGAGACATGGGTCAATGGGAGGAAGTCCACACGGAGCTGGTGCAAGTCTGGTTGGAAGAG GCACTGACTGGCAGCATCAGGGGAACATTCCCGAACACGCCTGTCCGAAGTGCAACGAGATCCTGCCAGACCTGGACTCCCTGCAGATTCACATCATGGACTGCATCAACTAG